The genomic region TCGAGGATGAGCAGACGGGTGTCCCAGGCGCGTTGCTGCACCGGAAGGGTGGCCGTGGGCGGCTGGGTCACCTCGGCAGGATATCGCAGTCTGAGCATTCGCGACTAGTACGGCTTGACTAATTGACGGGTGGAGTGCCACGGTGTGGTCCTCACCACATCGAGGAGTCCGCCATGAGCTCGTCCGTCGTCGTTGCCGGGGTCGGCATGGTTCCGTTCACCAAGCCGAGTGCGGGCTCGCGCTACGAGCAGATGGGCGCGAGTGCCGCCCGGGCCGCGCTCGACGACGCGGGCGTCCCGTACGCCACGGTCCAGCAGGCCTACGTGGGCTGGGTCTACGGCGACTCCACCTCGGGCCAGGCCGCGCTGTACGACGTGGGCCTCTCGGGGATCCCCATCGTCAACGTCAACAACAACTGCTCGACCGGCTCCTCGGCGCTCTTCCTGGCGCGCCAGGCGGTCGAGTCCGGCGCCGTCGAGTGCGCGCTCGCGCTCGGCTTCGAGCAGATGGCCAACGGGGCGCTGACGATGGGGTTCACCGATCGGACCTCGCCCTTCGCGCGGTTCGACGACGCGATGGAGCCCCTGATCGACCGCACCGAGGCGCCGTTCGCGGCGCAGATGTTCGGTGGTGCGGGCCGGGCCCACATGGACCTGTACGGCACGAGCGCCGAGACGTTCGCGCGGATCTCGGTCAAGGCCCGCCAGCACGCCGCGAACAACCCGTACGCGGTGTTCCGCGACCAGGTCACGGTCGAGCAGGTCATGGCCGCGCCGGCGATCTCGGACCCCTTGACCCGACTGATGTGCTGCCCGCCGACCTGCGGGGCCGCGGCCGTCGTCGTCTGCACGCCGGAGTTCGCGCGCAAGCACGGCCTCGACGCCTCGGTCGTGATCCGGGCGCAGGCCATGACGACCGACGGCCCGAGCACCTTCGACTCCCGCGACATGCGCCGGATCGTCGGCTACGACATGTCGGCCGCTGCCGCGGGCCAGGTCTACGAGGACGCGGGCGTCGGCCCCGAGGACCTCGCGGTCGTCGAGCTGCACGACTGCTTCAGCACCAACGAGCTGCTGTCGTACGAGGCGCTCGGCCTGACGCCCGAGGGCACGGGTGAGAAGTTCGTGATGGACGCCGACAACACGTATGGCGGCCGGGTCGTGACGAACCCCTCGGGCGGGCTGCTCTCGAAGGGACACCCCCTCGGTGCGACGGGTCTCGCCCAAGCCACCGAGCTCGTGTGGCAGCTGCGCGGCACCGCCGGCCCGCGCCAGGTCGAGGGCGCACGGCTGGCGCTGGCCCACAACATCGGGCTCGGCGGCGCTGCCGTCGTCACCCTGTTCGAGAAGGCGGCCTGACGTGGTGCTCGACCACCGCGCGGCGCTCGACGTCGTGATCCCCGACCTCGACGTCACGCTGGAGCGCGGTCGGCTGCGCAGCTTCGCCGCTGCCGTGGGCGACGCCGACCCGATCCACCTCGACGTCGAGGCGGCCCGGGCCGCCGGCCATCCGGACGTGCTCGCGATGCCGACCTTCCTGTTCTCGCTCGAGCTCGAGCACCCGGAGCCGTTCGGGTACCTCGACGCCCTCGGCGTCGACCTGCGCGGGGTCCTGCACGGGGAGCAGTCGTTCACGTTCCACGCCGCCCTCCATGCGGGTGACACCGTGACGGTGCGCTCCCGTATCACCGAGGCGTACGCCAAGAACCCCCAGATGGACTTCGTGGTGAAGCACACCGACGTCCTCCGCGGCGACGAGCTCGTCGGCGAGTCGGACTCGCTGATCGTGGTCCGGCAGGTCGCCGCGTGAGCGCCCTGCAGGCGTCCGGCCTCGACCTGGCTCCCGGCGCCGAGCTGCCGCCGCTCGAGGTCGGGTCCATCAGCCGCACCACGCTGGCGCTGTTCGCCGGCGCCTCGGGCGACCACAACCCGATCCACGTCGACCTCGACGTCGCCCGGTCGGCCGGGCTCGACGACGTGTTCGCGCACGGGATGCTCTCGATGGCCTACCTCGGCCGTCTCCTGACCGGCTGGGTCCCGCAGCACCGCATCCGTACCTTCGGCGTGCGATTCGTCGCCATCACCCCCGTCCTGGCGCGCCCCGTCTGCCACGGCACGGTCCGCGACGTCACCGACGGCCTCGCGACGATCGACCTGGCCGTCCGGCTCGCGGACGGCACCACCACGTTGACCGGCTCCGCCGTCGTCGACCTCACCGAAGGAGCCGCATGACCACGCTGCACGGCAGGACCGCGATCGTCTCGGGATCGGGCCGCGGCATCGGACGCGAGATCGCGCTGACGCTCGCGTCGCGCGGGGCCGCCGTCGTGGTCAACGACCTCGACGCCGAGCCCGCCCGGGAGACCGTCGCCGCGATCGAGGCCGCCGGCGGGCGTGCGGTGGCGCACGTCGGCAGCGTCGTCGAGGAGGGCTTCGCCGAGGGTTTCGTCGCCGCGGCGACCGACACCTTCGGTGGGCTCGACATCGTCGTCAACAATGCCGGCTACACGTGGGACAGCGTGATCCAGAAGATGGGCGACGAGCAGTTCGACGCGATCCTCGACGTCCACCTCAAGGCGCCGTTCCGGATCCTGCGGGCGGCACAGCCGGTCATCTCTGCGGCCGTGAAGGCCGAGCGCGCCGCGGGCTCGTCGCGGGTGACCCGCAAGGTCGTCAACATCTCCTCGATCGCCGGCACCGCCGGCAACACCGGCCAGGTCAACTACTCGGCCGCGAAGGCCGGCATCATCGGCGTCACGAAGACGCTCGCCAAGGAGTGGGGGCGCTACGACGTCACGGTTAACTGCGTCGCGTTCGGGCTGATCCGCACCCGCCTGACGGAGGCGCCGGCCGGGGGTGGCTCGACGATCGACGTCGACGGGCGCGAGCTCGCGGTCGGCGTGAATCCCGAGCTGCTCGCCCAGCTGGAGCGGGGCATCCCGCTCGGGCGCGCCGGCACCCCGGCCGAGGCGGCGGGCGCCGTGGCGATGTTCTGCTCACCCGACTCCGACTACGTGAGCGGGCAGACGCTGGTCTGCGGAGGCGGGTTCGAGTGACCGTGCGTGTGGCGGCGTCGGGGCCCGTCACCACGGTGACCCTGGACCGTCCCGGCACGCTGAACGCGGTCACGCACACCCTCGTGGCCGACCTGCGCGACGCGCTCACCACGATCGGCGACGACCCCGGCTGCCGGGCCGTCGTGCTCACCGGCGCGGGTCGCGGCTTCTGCTCCGGCATGGACCTGCGGCTGGGACTCGGCGCCGACCGTGACGAGGCCACGCTGATGATGCGCACCGCCGTCGCCGCGATCGCACTGATGCGGAGCATCCCGCAGCCCGTCGTCGCGGCGGTCGGCGGACCGGCCGTCGGCGCCGGCTTCGCCCTGGCCTCGGCCTCCGACCTGCGGATCGCCGGGCCGGAGGCGGCGTTCAGCGCACCATTCGTCCGGCTCGGGATGAGCGCGGGCGACCTCAGCCTGTCGTGGTTCCTGCCCCGCCAGATCGGTGCGGCCCGGGCGAGCCAGCTGTTCCTGACCGCAGGCTCCCTCGACGCGACGGAGGCGCTCGAGCTCGGCTACGTGAGCGAGGTGACGCCCGATCCGGTCGCGCGGGCCGTGGAGCTCGCTCAGCAGATCGCCGAGCAGCCCGTCGCCGGCGTGCGCGAGACCAAGCGGCTCCTGAACCGCAGCATCACGGGTGACGGATTCGAGGAGCACCTCGAGCGCGAGCTCCAGACCCAGGTCGACCTCGCCTTCGCCGGCGACCTCGACCAGGCCCGGGCGGACTTCGTCCACGCCCGCCGTACTGCCACCACACCCCACTGACCGACCGGGAGGCCGACCACCATGCGACTCACGACTGCCCTGCACCGGGCCCTGCAGCAGGACCCCGACCGCCAGCTGACGATCTACGGCGAGCGCGTGCGCACCGTGGCCGAGAGCGCCGACCAGGTGGCCCGGCTCGCCGCGACCCTGGGTGGTCTCGGTGTCACCCCGGGCGAGCGGTTCGCGATCCTGTCGCTCAACTCCGACCGGTACCACGAGGCGCTGCTGGCGGCGGCCTGGAGCGGCACGGTCGTGGTGCCGCTCAACATCCGCTGGGCGCTGCTCGAGAACTCGTTCGCGCTGCGGGACGCGGGAGCGCGCGTCCTGCTGGTCGACGACGCCTTCGCCTCGATGGCACCGCGGCTGCGCGACGAGTGCGAGGCGTTGACCGCCGTCGTCCACATCGGCGACGGCCCCACGCCCGAGGGCTGCCTCGCGCTGGAGGATCTCCTGGCGGATCAGGAGCCGGCCCCTGATGCGGGTGCCGGTGACCAGGACCTGTTCGGCATCTTCTACACCGGTGGCACGACCGGGGCGCCGAAGGGCGTCATGCTCAGCCACGACAACGTGATGGTCAACGGCCTGGCCACGCTCACGACCCACCGGGTGATCGGGCGCGGACGCCTGCTGCACGCCGCACCGATGTTCCACCTCGCCGACGTCGCGGCGTGGAACTTCGGTCAGCTCGTGGGCGCGACCCACGTCATCGTGCCGATGTTCGAGCCCGTCTCGGTGTGCCGGGCGATCGAGCAGCACGACGTCACCGACGCCCTCCTCGTGCCCACCATGATCCAGATGCTCGCCGATCATCCCGAGACCGCCGACCACGACCTGAGCGGGGTCCGTCGCGTCATGTACGGCGCCTCGCCGATGTCGGAGGCCGTGCTCGAGCGCGCGATGAAGGTGTTCACGGGTGCCGACTTCACCCAGGCCTACGGCATGACCGAGCTGTCGCCCGTCGCCACGCTCCTGCTGCCCGAGGACCACCACGACCCCGTGCTCCGCCGCTCCGCCGGGCGCGCGATCGCCGAGCTGGAGGTCCGCATCGTCGACGCGTTCGACGTCGAGGTCCCGCGGGGCCAGGTCGGTGAGGTCGCGGTACGCGGCGACAGCGTCATGCTCGGGTACTGGAACCGCGACGACGAGACCGCGGCGGCACTGCGCGGTGGATGGATGCACACCGGCGACGGCGCCTACATGGACGAGCGTGGCTACGTGTTCATCGTCGACCGGGTCAAGGACATGATCGTGACCGGCGGGGAGAACGTGTACTCGGTCGAGGTCGAGAACGTCGTCGCGCAGCACCCGTCGGTCGCGGCCTGTGCGGTGATCGGTGTGCCCGACGACGCCTTCGGCGAGCGCGTCCACGCCGTCGTCGTGCTCCAGCCCGGTGCGTCGCTCACGGGCGAGGAGCTCACCGACTTCTGTCGCCCGCACATCGCCAATTACAAGCTGCCCCGCACGACCGAGGTCGTCGACGCGCTCCCGATGTCCGGCGCGGGCAAGATCCTCAAGCGCGAGCTGCGCAGCCAGCACTGGTCGGGGGAGCGCGGCGTGCACTGACGCCGAGCCGCAGTCGACGCCGTGTCGACACGAAACGTCACTGACACGCGAACTCACACGGTCTTGTTCCGAGTGGAACCAGTCGGCAACATCTGAGCCGTGGACTTGGTCCATGACCACGCGCCACCTGGATTCCCACCGCCATATCGGGCGGCTGCCGGAGTTCGCGTTCTACGGCGGCCCGCCGGTCCAGGCCGACGTGACCGCGAAGGCGACCGTGGCCGAGTTCCTTGCGACCCTCGACGACGAGCGTACCGAGCGGGCGCTCGTGCTGCCGAACTACGGCGTGCCGATCCCCGACGCCGCGTTCGACCTCAACCCGCTCGCGATCGAGGCCGCGCAGAAGGACGACCGCGTCGCCTGCGGCCTCTGGGTCTCGCCGAAGGCGTCCGACGCGGAGCGCAACGACGGCGCCCTCGCGCTGGCGACCGAGCACGGGGTCAAGGCGCTCAAGACCAGCTTCCTCCTGGGCGGCTCGCCCACCGATCCCGACTGCGCCGAGCAGATCGACCGCATCTTCACCACCGCCGCCGAGCACGACCTCGTGGTGCACGTGCACACCTCGCCGGGCGCCGCGAGCGACATCGACCAGGTCGGCCACCTCGTCGAGCGGTACGGCGACGACACCAAGATCCACCTCGTCCACCTGGGCGGCGGGATGAGCGGGCACATGAAGCTCATCGGCGGCCGGCTCTTCGACTGGATCGAGGCCGGCAAGCAGGTCTACACCGACACGAGCTGGACGATCGGGTTCGCCCCGCTGTGGCTCGTGAGCGAGATTGAGAAGCGCGGCATCGGCCACGACCGGATCCTGTTCGCGACCGACGCGCCCTGGGGCGACTTCGCGGGCGAGCACGCGCGCCTGGCGGCCGCCGCCGGCGACGGCGAGCTCGCCGACCACTTCTTCCACCGCAACTTCGAGGCGCTGTACGGCACCTGACCTCGACCACCAGCCCTGGCCCGCAACGGCGCGACGCCAGTACCGCACGACACCTCACCCCACCGCAGCACACAGGAGAACCCATGACCGACGTCGACGCCCAGCTCGCCGCCAACATCGAGGCCTCGCTCGCCGAGATCGCCCACCCGTCGCTGCCCAAGGGCACGAACCTCTACGGCTCCACCAAGCTGTTCCCGGACTACCAGGCCGAGGAGGGGCAGTCGTACTTCACGCTCATCCACGGCATCCCGCACGAGTCCTCGGTCAGCTTCGTCGCGATCCTGCAGGCCACCCGCGCGCTGCGGAAGGGCTTCGAGACGGCGATCTACTTCTACGGCCCCGGCACCCTGGCGTGCTCGGCCAACCGCGGGTTCCCGACGACCGGTGACGCCGGCTTCCCGGGCGAGCTCAACATGAACGCGTCGCTCGAGACCTACATCGCCGAGGGCGGCACGGTCTACTGCTGCCGCTTCGGCCTGGCGCTGCACGGCATCCGCGAGGAGGACCTGATCGAGGGCGTCATCCCGGCGCACCCGCTCGACGTGCAGGACGCGATCATCCACTACGCCCGCAAGGGCGCGATCATCAACTCCGTCTACAACCTGTGATCCCAGCGGCCCACACCACCAGGGACTGAGGAGACCACATGAACGCGCCCAGCAGCGGAGCCACGGCCACCCGCACCAGCACTCGAGTCGACGTCGCCATCCAGGGCATCCGACTGCTCGATGCGCCGGTCAGCCGGCAGTCGGGCGCGGGACCGAGCGACGACGGTCACGTGCTGCTCGGGGGGATCGGGACCGCGATCCCGATCAACCCCGACAGCCCGTTCACGATCAACCGGGGGCGCCTGCTCCTCGACGGGGCCGACACCGGTCTCGGCGTGGAGCCGGTGCGCCGCCCGCAGTTCTACGACCTCGAGACCGCCGACGGCATCTCGTACGAGAAGATCGCGCGCCTGCACTCGGCCAACGTCCTCGCGACGACCGTGGTGCAGACGTGCGTCAGGTACGACGAGGCCGAGCGGTGCCGCTTCTGCGCGATCGAGAAGTCGCTCGAGGCGGGCTCGACGATCGCGGTCAAGACCCCCGCGCAGATCGCGGAGGTCGCCAAGGCGGCCCAGGACCTCGACGGCATCACGCAGATGGTCATGACGACCGGCACGTCGAACGGTCGTGACCGCGGCGCCACCCACCTGGCACGGTGCGTGCGCGCTGTCCGCGAGGTGCTGCCCGATCTCGCGATCCAGGTGCAGTGCGAGCCGCCGGCCGACCTGCGGACCATCACCGACCTGTACGAGGCCGGCGCCCGCTCGATCGGCATCCACGTCGAGTCGATGGACGACGACGTCCGCCGGAGGTGGATGCCGGGCAAGTCCTCGGTGCCGCTCGACGAGTACCGGGCCGCGTGGCGCGAGGCCGTGCGGGTCTTCGGCCACAACCAGGTCTCGACCTACCTGCTGGTGGGGCTCGGCGAGGACCCCGATGAGATGGTCGAGGCCGCGCAGGAGCTCGTCGACATGGGCGTCTACCCGTTCGTCGTCCCGTTCCGGCCGCTGGCCGGCACGCTCGCGACCGACGTCGACCAGGTGCCGCCGCCCCCGGCGGAGATCCTGCAGGACGTCACCCGGCGCGTCGCGCACGCGCTGATGGAGGCCGGCATGCACGGCTCCGACCAGGCCGCGGGATGCGCGGCCTGTGGTGCCTGCAGCGTCCTGCAGTCCGAGGGGGCCTGAGCGCCATGACCACGACCCCGGCCCACGGACGCGTCGACCTCGACCGCGGCATCCTCACCGGTGTCCGGCCGCTGCCCGGACCGACCTTCCTGGTCGAGCAGGCACAGACCCAGGGACAGCTCGACGCCTACCGGGCCCTGCGGCGCGAGGTCTTCGTGGCGGAGCAGGAACTCTTCGCCTCCGACGACGCCGACCGCGTCGACGACGACCCGCGCGCGATCGTCCTGCTGGCGCGGACCGCCGACGGCACGCTGCTCGGCGGGGTCCGGATCGCGCCGGCGGTCGAGGGTCGTGACATCGGCTGGTGGTCGGGCAGCCGCCTGGCGGTCAGCGCGGTGGCCCGCGCCCACGCCGGGATCGGTGGGGCCCTCGTGCGCGCCGCGTGCGCCCGGGCCGAGGCCGAGGGGGCCCTGCGCTTCGACGCGACGGTGCAGGCCCAGAACGAGCCGCTCTTCGTGCGGCTCGGCTGGACCACGATCGGGTCCCTCGACGTCCACGGTCGTGCGCACGTGCACATGCTCTGGCCGATCGACCGCGTCGAGCGACTCGCCCGCGCCACCAAGGCGGCGCTCGGCACGCTGCTCGACGGACTCGGGCTGGACGGACTCGGGGCTCCGGCGGGTTTCGTCGGCGACGACGCCGCCCCGGTGCCCGGCTCCGACCTGCTCGCCGCCTGCGACGCGATCCTGCCGTCGATGGTCGAGCGTGACCCGGAGTGGGCGGGCTGGTGCGCCGTCCTGGTCAACCTCAACGACATCTCCGCGATGGGCGCCTCTCCCGTCGGCCTGCTCGACGCCGTGGGCGCTCGCGACGCCTCGTTCGCCCGACGGATCCTCCGGGGCCTGCGCGCCGCCTCCGAGGCGTGGGGCGTGCCGGTGCTCGGCGGGCACACCCAGCTCGGCGTGCCGGCCTCGCTCAGCGTCACGGCCCTCGGCCGCGCCGACCGTCCGGTCCCCGGTGGCGGGGGCCACCCGGGTGAGTCCCTGCGGCTCACGGCCGATCTCGGTGGGGAGTGGCGCCCTGGCTACACCGGCTCGCAGTGGGACTCCTCGTCGCACCGCCGGTCCGACGAGCTCCGCGCCCTCGCGGGCGTCGTCCCGGCGTTGCGGCCCACGGCCGCCAAGGACGTCAGCATGACCGGCGTGATCGGCACGACCGGGATGCTCGCCGAGGCCAGCGGCTGCAAGGCCGTGCTCGACGTCGCCGACATCCCGACGCCGGCCCGGGCGACGGCGGGCGACTGGCTCACGTGCTTCCCGGGATTCGCGATGGTCTCGGCCGAGCGCACCCCGTCACGGGAGGTGCTGTCCGGCCACGGGCTCCCTCCGCACGTCGACACCGCCGTCTGCGGACGGCTGACCGTGGGCCACGGCGTCGACCTGCGCTGGCCCGACGGGCTCGTGACCTCGGCGATCGCCGACACCGTCACAGGACTCGGAACTTCCGACTCGAGGAGAATCGCATGACGATCACCACCCTGGCCGCCGCGTCGGCCAACTTCGGACGCGACCTCGACGAGGCCTACGCCCTGATCGGCCGGCTGGTCGCCGAGGCGCGCAGCCGCGACGTCGGACTCCTGGCGCTGCCGGAGGCGGCGCTGGGCGGATACCTCTCGACGCTGCACACCGACGGTGACGGGCCCGACTCGTTGCCGCCGATCATCGACCTCGACGGCCCCGAGCTGCGCCGGGTCGCCGAGATCGCGGGCGACATGACGCTCGTCCTCGGCTTCTGCGAGGCCGACGGCGCGACGCGCTACAACTCCGCCGCGGCCCTGACGGGTGACGGCGTGATCGGCGTGCACCGCAAGGTGCACCAGCCCCTCGGTGAGAACCTCTACTACGAGGCGGGCGACGTCTACGAGACCTTCGCGACGCCGGTCGGTCGCGTCGGGATGCTGATCTGCTACGACAAGGCTTTCCCCGAGGCGGCTCGTGCGCTGGCCCTCGACGGGGCCGAGGTCGTGGCCTGCATCTCGGCCTGGCCGTCGTCACGCACGGCCGGCGCGGGCGACATCGCGGACGACCGCTGGACCAAGCGGTTCAACCTGTTCGACCAGGCGCGGGCGCTCGAGAACCAGATCGTGTGGGTCGCCGCCAACCAGGTCGGGACGTTCGGCTCGATGCGGTTCGTCGCGAACGCCAAGATCGTCGGTCCGGGCGGCGACGTGCTCGCCACCACCGGCAGCGAGGCGGGCCTGGCGATCGCCGGGGTCGACCTCGACGAGGCCCTCGGGACGGCACGCCGGTCGATGTTCCACCTGCGCGACCGCCGGCCCGACACCTACGTGACGGAGGCGCCGGTCCATGCCTGAGATGACCGTGACGGTGCGCTGGCCCGACGGCCACGTCGCCGACTGCTACTCGCCGTCGCTCGTGATGCACGACCACCTGGCGCCCGGCTCGACCTACCGGGTCGACGAGTTCGCCCGGCGTTCCGCCACCGCGCTGGCGGAGGCGAGCGAGCGGGTGCGCGCGAGGTACGGCTTCGCCTGCACCGCGTCCGCCGCCTCGCTGGAGCGGATCCAGGCCACCGCTGCGGGATTCGCTCCCGCCGACCTCGTCGAGGTCCTCGACATGCAGCCGCCCCTCCCCGAGACGTCACCGTCCACCGCCCAGGAGTCGTCATGACCATCCCCGTCGCGATCGTGGGCGCCGGCCAGGCCGGCCTCTCGATCAGCTGGTTCCTGACCCGCGAGGGGGTCGACCACGTGCTGCTCGAGGCGTCGACGCCGGCCCACGAGTGGACCGACCGCCGCTGGGACAACTTCACCCTCGTGACGCCGAACTGGCACTGCCGCCTCCCCGGCTACGCCTACGAGGGCGACGATCCCGACGGCTTCATGAACCGCGAGGAGGTGGCCGCGTGGCTCGCGGGCTACGCCGCGTCGTTCGACCCGCCGGTGCGCGAGCACACTGCGGTCACCCTGCTGACCCAGCGCGAGGGGGGCGGCTTCGTGCTCACCCTGCGCGGGCCGGACGGTGAGGAGTTGCTGGAGGCCGAGCACGTCGTGCTGGCGACCGGCGGCTACCACCTGCCGATCGTGCCGCCCTTCGCCGCGGGCATCGATCCGTCGATCACGCAGGTGCACTCGGCCGACTACCGCAACGCGGCGCAGCTGCCCGAGGGCGACGTGCTGGTCGTCGGCTCGGGCCAGTCCGGCGCGCAGATCGCGGAGGACCTCCACCTCGAGGGCCGGAAGGTCCACCTCGCCCTCGGTGACGCGCCTCGCGTCGCCCGGTTCTACCGCGGCCGCGACTGCATGACCTGGTTGTCCGACATGGGCCTCTACGACACCCCGGTGCAGCAGTACCCCGGTGGTCGCGCCGCCCGCGAGAAGACCAATCACTACGTGACCGGCCGTGAGGGCGGGCGCGACATCGACCTGCGCCAGTTCGCCGCCGAGGGCATGCGTCTCTACG from Aeromicrobium sp. Sec7.5 harbors:
- a CDS encoding MSMEG_0569 family flavin-dependent oxidoreductase, which translates into the protein MTIPVAIVGAGQAGLSISWFLTREGVDHVLLEASTPAHEWTDRRWDNFTLVTPNWHCRLPGYAYEGDDPDGFMNREEVAAWLAGYAASFDPPVREHTAVTLLTQREGGGFVLTLRGPDGEELLEAEHVVLATGGYHLPIVPPFAAGIDPSITQVHSADYRNAAQLPEGDVLVVGSGQSGAQIAEDLHLEGRKVHLALGDAPRVARFYRGRDCMTWLSDMGLYDTPVQQYPGGRAAREKTNHYVTGREGGRDIDLRQFAAEGMRLYGLMSGAEGTRLSFEPTMTAALDAADAVYNSICRDIDAHIEREGIDAPPGGQYEPVWAPDHEPRMLDLAEAGITSIVWGIGYRPDYRWVKVGVFDGAAAPTQTRGVTSVPGLYFLGLPWMHTWGSGRFAGIARDAEHVFHAIVGARRPAVAEH